Proteins from a genomic interval of Diceros bicornis minor isolate mBicDic1 chromosome 34, mDicBic1.mat.cur, whole genome shotgun sequence:
- the UBE2S gene encoding ubiquitin-conjugating enzyme E2 S, with the protein MNSNVENLPPHIIRLVYKEVTTLTADPPDGIKVFPNEEDLTDLQVTIEGPEGTPYAGGLFRMKLLLGKDFPASPPKGYFLTKIFHPNVGANGEICVNVLKRDWTAELGIRHVLLTIKCLLIHPNPESALNEEAGRLLLENYEEYAARARLLTEIHGGAGGPSGRRAEAGRALASAAAASSPDPVAPGGPGGAEGPMAKKHAGERDKKLAAKRKTDKKRALRRL; encoded by the exons CTGACAGCTGACCCGCCTGATGGCATCAAGGTCTTTCCCAACGAGGAGGACCTCACGGACCTGCAGGTCACCATCGAGGGCCCTG AGGGTACCCCATACGCTGGAGGCCTCTTCCGCATGAAACTCCTGCTGGGGAAGGACTTTCCTGCCTCCCCACCCAAGGGCTACTTCTTGACCAAGATCTTCCACCCCAACGTGGGCGCCAACGGTGAGATCTGCGTCAACGTGCTCAAGAGGGACTGGACAGCTGAGCTGGGCATCCGGCACGTGCTGCTG ACCATCAAGTGCCTGCTGATCCACCCCAACCCCGAGTCTGCCCTGAACGAGGAGGCGGGCCGCCTGCTCCTGGAGAACTACGAGGAGTACGCCGCGCGCGCCCGCCTGCTCACCGAGATCCACGGCGGCGCCGGCGGGCCCAGCGGCCGGAGGGCTGAGGCCGGCCGGGCCCTGGCCAGCGCGGCTGCGGCCTcctcccctgaccctgtggccccCGGGGGCCCGGGAGGGGCTGAGGGGCCCATGGCCAAGAAGCACGCGGGCGAGCGCGATAAGAAGCTGGCGGCCAAGAGAAAGACGGACAAGAAGCGGGCGCTGCGGCGGCTGTAG